A single window of Rhipicephalus microplus isolate Deutch F79 chromosome 5, USDA_Rmic, whole genome shotgun sequence DNA harbors:
- the LOC119171476 gene encoding uncharacterized protein LOC119171476, producing the protein MMSPYVRLLVQVLAWFFADAAAAYVIAGQHYQWTPMENAHQPSKELNHCASRSTPVASTMLCHVDFVDCAPPWSTMTSSSSPIASCPEHIKARAMVSTFSGRGSNAVMMSPYVRLLVQVLAWFFADAAAAYVIAGQHYQWTPMENAHQPSKELNHCASRSTPVASTMLCHVDFVDCAPPWSTMTSSSSPIASCPEHIKARAMVSTFSGRGSNAVMMSPYVRLLVQVGDRKYGFRSNCTCLIVLPCPHTVLGCLNDCVSVVSLLLKLSGDVEENPGPEVEKMLEEILSNQTKLLAKVNEIQAKQTSTDASISDMHVRLQTIEKQLEGLGEIQSRLTMIESSVGRHDSELTALARQIDDLDNRSRRNNLLVRGVEEEEFEDEAVLLSKVNDDIFDKLLGSKCSSIERIHRLGKKIPGRSRPVILKVGDFRDKTKILKNCRNLKGTQFSISEDYSKRVVEIRKQLWISSADERAKGAKVKLIIDKLKVNNVLYGWNEVTNERFRYASPGITSSD; encoded by the coding sequence atgatgTCGCCTTACGTGCGTCTACTTGTGCAGGTTTTGGCGTGGTTCTTCGCGGACGCAGCAGCGGCCTATGTTATTGCTGGACAACACTATCAATGGACCCCGATGGAGAATGCGCACCAGCCCTCGAAGGAACTCAACCACTGCGCATCTAGATCAACGCCAGTGGCGTCAACGATGCTGTGCCACGTGGACTTCGTCGACTGCGCACCCCCGTGGAGCACGATGACGTCCTCCTCCTCCCCGATAGCAAGCTGCCCGGAGCATATAAAAGCAAGGGCCATGGTCTCGACCTTCagtggacgcggcagcaacgccgtgatgatgTCGCCTTACGTGCGTCTACTTGTGCAGGTTTTGGCGTGGTTCTTCGCGGACGCAGCAGCGGCCTATGTTATTGCTGGACAACACTATCAATGGACCCCGATGGAGAATGCGCACCAGCCCTCGAAGGAACTCAACCACTGCGCATCTAGATCAACGCCAGTGGCGTCAACGATGCTGTGCCACGTGGACTTCGTCGACTGCGCACCCCCGTGGAGCACGATGACGTCCTCCTCCTCCCCGATAGCAAGCTGCCCGGAGCATATAAAAGCAAGGGCCATGGTCTCGACCTTCagtggacgcggcagcaacgccgtgatgatgtcgccttacgtgcgtctacttgtgcaggttggtgatcgAAAGTATGGTTTTCGTAGTAACTGTACCTGCCTGATTGTGCTGCCGTGTCCACACACTGTTCTTGGTTGCTTAAATGACTGTGTTTCAGTTGTAAGCCTGTTACTGAAGTTGTCCGGTGACGTAGAGGAAAATCCTGGGCCCGAGGTTGAAAAAATGCTGGAGGAAATATTAAGTAACCAGACTAAACTACTAGCAAAAGTTAATGAAATTCAGGCCAAGCAGACATCTACGGATGCCAGCATTTCCGACATGCATGTTAGGCTCCAGactattgaaaaacaacttgaaggGTTGGGTGAAATACAGAGCCGGCTTACAATGATAGAATCAAGTGTTGGTCGCCATGACAGTGAATTGACGGCTCTTGCCAGGCAGATCGATGACTTAGATAATCGTTCTAGACGCAACAACCTTTTAGTACGCGGAGTGGAAGAAGAAGAATTTGAGGATGAGGCAGTACTCTTAAGCAAGGTGAATGACGATATCTTTGACAAATTACTTGGCTCAAAGTGTAGCTCCATTGAGAGAATTCACCGTCTAGGAAAGAAAATACCTGGAAGAAGCCGTCCAGTCATCTTGAAAGTAGGAGACTTCAGGGACAAAACCAAAATACTGAAAAACTGCCGCAACCTCAAGGGGACACAATTCAGTATCAGCGAAGATTACTCTAAACGAGTAGTTGAAATCAGAAAACAACTATGGATTTCATCAGCGGATGAAAGAGCAAAGGGAGCAAAGGTTAAACTAATCATCGATAAATTGAAAGTAAACAACGTTCTCTATGGCTGGAATGAGGTTACCAACGAGCGATTCAGGTATGCTAGCCCAGGTATTACCAGCTCTGACTGA